Proteins from a genomic interval of Capsicum annuum cultivar UCD-10X-F1 chromosome 4, UCD10Xv1.1, whole genome shotgun sequence:
- the LOC107869683 gene encoding uncharacterized protein LOC107869683, translating to MGNGYNNHHEQQLYHHIRNGSTTFFLPMLCRLSIKDVKLHNSKHPPPSSSTHSRDNRNEPCSPKVSCMGQVKRNNRVNGFPTTAITGPVNPKVKYTKLKKLFSAKNFTPRNSNDGQVLKRSVTVVDSRKSTKLNDKLVHVEVNISELDPPLPVVKKVNLAPVDGGLWKRRSAGAALKSLQIQQIHLPAHNNLVQPTTF from the coding sequence ATGGGAAATGGATATAATAATCATCATGAACAGCAGCTTTATCACCATATTCGCAATGGAAGCACGACTTTCTTCTTGCCAATGCTTTGTAGACTTTCAATCAAAGATGTAAAATTACACAACTCCAAAcatcctcctccttcttcttctacaCACTCTCGTGATAATCGCAATGAACCATGTTCCCCAAAAGTGAGCTGTATGGGCCAAGTCAAAAGAAACAACAGAGTCAATGGCTTTCCCACAACCGCCATAACGGGTCCAGTAAATCCCAAAGTGAAGTACActaaattgaagaaattattCTCCGCCAAAAATTTTACTCCTCGTAATAGCAACGATGGACAAGTACTTAAGAGAAGTGTAACTGTTGTTGATTCACGAAAATCTACGAAGCTCAATGATAAACTTGTTCATGTTGAAGTGAATATAAGTGAATTGGATCCGCCGTTGCCGGTGGTGAAGAAGGTAAATCTGGCGCCAGTAGACGGTGGTTTATGGAAGAGAAGATCTGCCGGGGCTGCATTGAAAAGTTTACAGATCCAACAAATTCATTTACCTGCCCACAACAATTTAGTGCAACCCACCACTTTCTAA